Part of the Candidatus Hydrogenedentota bacterium genome is shown below.
GCCCAGAAGGTCCTTCACCACGTAGAGGTCGACCCCCTTCTGCACAAGCTTTGACGCAAAGTGATGCCGTAGGTCGTGCCAGCGAAAGTTCTTGATCTTTGCACGCCCCAAGACATTCTCCCATGCCCGCTTGATGTTGTCGAACTTGCCCCCTTCGGGGCTTTCGAAGACAAGTCCTTCAGCTTTGGTCTGATCCTTCCATTTGCGCGCTACCTCAAGGATGAATGGGTTCAGAGGTATATGCCGCGTATTACTGGTCTTTGTGATGCTACCGCGCACAGTAAGCATAGCCTTGTCCAAATCGACATCCGACCACTCCAAGCCAAAGAGCTCGCCGCGGCGGATCCCCGTGTGCATCGACAGAAGGACCATGGGCTTGATGTGGTCGGCGAAAGCCAGTTTGTCGAGGTCGGTAAGTTCCTCACGGTGACGCTCGCGGCGCCACTCGTTGCCCGATTTCCGGGCCTTTCGGATGTCATGCTCGCGGCTATCGAGCGCAGCAAGGAGGGCTACTTCTTCGTGGGGCTCCAAGTAACGCACCTTGGCGCCGCCCTCTTCTTTCAAGGCCTTTACGGACTTGAGGGGATTCTCTTTGAGCTTCTTCCATTCGACGGCCCGAGACAGTGCCGATTTCAGCGCGGCCACGTCCTTGTTGACCGTTGCAGGCTTCACTTTGCCTTCCTTCAACCGATTGATGCGTTGTTTCTCGACGACCCAGGCGTTGATCTCATCGAGTTGCCTATCCAAGAGGTCAGGAAAGCCCGACTTGATCCGGCCTACCTGGAGCGCACCGGTCTTCCGGTGGGTTCTCATCCAGGGTAGATAGTCCTCGTCGAGAAACGTACGTAGGGTGTGTTGGGCACGGCTGCGCTTTTCCTCGTTGGGATCCTTCCCATCATTAACAATACCTTGTACTCTCTTGGCTTCATCGCGGGCCTTCTCGGGTGTCCACTTCTTCGTGGTGCCGATAGTGTAACGGGAACGCCGGCCGGATTTGTCCCGGTACACGAGGCTGTATGTGCCGACTCCGGAAGGCATCATTCGCAGCGAGAAACCCGAGAGTTCGGTGTCTGTGACGTTGCAGGTTTGGGATTCCTTCCTAAGTTCGTTAAGGAGGCGCAATCCGATCTTTTTTTGCATAACCTGTCTCCGGCGAGTGCTTTGCAAGCGACCCTCGGTTTAATAGGCCGTGGGTCTCCAGGGTCAAATGTCTGGATCCACAGTGGATCCACTAGAAGTATACTCGAGGGAACGGCAGAAGACAAGAGTCAACATGACAAACATCGATCCTAGCCTTTATTTACAAGGCTATTAGCGATCTTGCTGTTCCTCGTTGTTCCTTCCGGTTTCTGGAGAAAACGACCTAAAATTCGGCCTGTCACGCCGAGGGTCGTGCGTTCGAGTCGCACCAGGCGCGCCATTTAAATGACTACGCGCCAGAAGTTTACGAAAGTGACCTCTGGCGCGTTTTTCTTCGCGATAGACTGCGCCACGGCAAAGACGCGGATCCCCAGAGCACGACCCAGCATCTCCGCCAGTGGCGATGCTGGCGCGGAGGACAGCTCTCACCGACAGGGGCATCAATCAAAGAGGCAAAGTGTGCGCCGCTGTTCTTCAAGATAGTGGCGGCCGCTTCTCGTTGCCGCTGGCGTTCAACGGACGGCGCACTATACTCTCGTCCTGAAGAGCATTCCGGGGGGCCGGAGCACCCACGATACATGGACAGTGCATGTGGAACATCAGCACCTGACCCGAATTGTGATAGCGGCGTCCTGGTGGATCTGTGTCATGCCAACCGAGGGGCTCGGCATTGGTTCGAGTTCCATCCAAGCTCCGGCCCCTACGACAGCTCGAACAAAGAGACGATTACGTGGCAGCATACTCGAAAATCTAAGATATAGAGCCAAGCCGTTTGTGCCGATTAACCCCTCGCTTTCGTGTAGTTAGATAATGTATGAAGGCGGGGCGAGGTGTTGTTCGCTGGTTGTCCAGGGGGCGGCACCCGTGTGCCGAATCTGGTATGCTATCCAGGGGAGGCGAGGTAAGGTATGGCCGAAACCTCTGACTACGTGGGCTCTCAAATCCGTTAGAGAGGGGAAACCCAATGACCATCGAAGAACGCTTAGCCGTTTTGGAATCGCAGCTCGCCAGCACCGCGCCGAAGGAGCTCCGGACCACCAAGCTCATTCTCACCGATGAGAACGGCAAGACTCGCGTGCAGATGTACGTGTCCAAGTCCAAGAACGGGCCGACTCTGCGCTTCCTTGACGAGAACGGCAAGACCCGTGGCGAGCTCTTCGTATCTGGCAGCGGGCCGGCGCTGTGCCTGGGCGACGAGAACGGCAAGACCCGTGGCCAGATGGCCGTGACTGGGGATGGGCCGACAGTGCAGCTGGCCGACGAGAACGGCAAACCGCGCGCGATGCTGGGCGTGTCTAAAAGCGGGCCGTTGTTGATCCTGATCGATGAGAACGGCAAGACCCGCGGGCAGATGACCCTGACTAAGGATGGGCCGGCACTGCAACTGGCCGACGAGAGCGGTGCGACGCGCGTCGAGGTGAGAGTACTGGCCGAGGGACCTTCACTGGGCATGGGCGACGACAAAGGTGGGCTACGCGCTCAGATGGTCGTGACTGAGGACGGTCCGGCGATTCGTCTAGGCGACGAGAACGGCGATTTCATATGGTCCGCCCCGTAACAACGGGGTGTGCGCCCGAGGTGCTGGGCAACATTAACGATGTGCTGACGGAACTGGCAAAACCTCTTTCCGCGTTTTCCGCGCTCACGCCAGTCTCGATGTACGCTCTGCACGGCCACGCGTTGGGCAGTTGCTGACTGTCTCGTGCGGGGAGGCGACTGCCGCATCTCTTGCACCAACCGTGAAGTGAGCAGGCAAGCAGACGCCGCGCAAGAAGGCCGTGCTATTCCTGCTATTGGTGCTAGTCCCGGAGCTTAGCCCTTTCTGTGCACGCCTCCCCGGCCCGCGAGCAGCGAGGCGCCCGCTTGCCGCACAACCGCCGTCTGGTCATGAAACGTGGCGGCCGTGTGCATCCTGATTCGGGAGGGGCGCCGACCCCAACCGGTTTTCCGCTTCCAAAGCGAGCGAAGCAACCCGTCCATCAGACGGGGGCAAGGCCTCAGGGTTTCATTGCGGCGCTCGCTTACGAAACGC
Proteins encoded:
- a CDS encoding site-specific integrase, whose translation is MQKKIGLRLLNELRKESQTCNVTDTELSGFSLRMMPSGVGTYSLVYRDKSGRRSRYTIGTTKKWTPEKARDEAKRVQGIVNDGKDPNEEKRSRAQHTLRTFLDEDYLPWMRTHRKTGALQVGRIKSGFPDLLDRQLDEINAWVVEKQRINRLKEGKVKPATVNKDVAALKSALSRAVEWKKLKENPLKSVKALKEEGGAKVRYLEPHEEVALLAALDSREHDIRKARKSGNEWRRERHREELTDLDKLAFADHIKPMVLLSMHTGIRRGELFGLEWSDVDLDKAMLTVRGSITKTSNTRHIPLNPFILEVARKWKDQTKAEGLVFESPEGGKFDNIKRAWENVLGRAKIKNFRWHDLRHHFASKLVQKGVDLYVVKDLLGHTSIVMTERHYAHLAPQAKVDAVAKLVPVDMSEAQAVDSEPNAQRA